From a region of the Vidua macroura isolate BioBank_ID:100142 chromosome 25, ASM2450914v1, whole genome shotgun sequence genome:
- the NCMAP gene encoding noncompact myelin-associated protein, with protein sequence MTTATPLTNNTQLSVNVTTKSQEQNLYQSSGAIVAAIVVGVIIIFTVVLLILKTYNRRMRVRRELEPKASKLAVPPPVGHSSHSLAQQPSVTFIPVDIHLQSR encoded by the exons ATGACGACGGCCACGCCACTGACCAATAACACTCAGCTCTCAGTGAATGTGACCACAAAGTCTCAAGAACAAAATCTCTATCAAA GTTCTGGAGCAATAGTTGCTGCCATCGTGGTGGGGGTGATTATTATTTTCACAGTGGTTCTGCTCATCCTGAAAACATACAACAG GCGCATGCGAGTGCGGCGGGAGCTGGAACCCAAAGCCTCcaagctggcagtgccacctcctgtggggcacagcagccacagcctggcccagcagccCTCGGTAACCTTCATCCCTGTGGACATCCACCTGCAGAGCAGGTAA